Genomic DNA from Oreochromis aureus strain Israel breed Guangdong linkage group 2, ZZ_aureus, whole genome shotgun sequence:
CTTGAACTTCAGCATGAACGAGCAGCGTCCCAACAGACCAATGGGGGTGGGTGTGGGCATGACCATGGAGGGCCAGGACGGCAGTGGGCAGATGCCCCGACGTGGCGGCGGTGGCAGCAGTAGCAATCTTGGCAGCACCATGAAGCTGTTTGCCAGTTTGGGGCTGTCGCCCTCTGACCTGAACGCTCTGGCTGAAATCCCTGAGGAGGATATCAGTGTGGAGACGCTGCCACACATCCTCAGGCAGCTGAAGAGCCGCAAGGGGGAAGCAGGAGAGCGGCGGGCGGCCATGTCCTCTGATGCTGCGTATCGAGGAGGAAGCTGGGAAGAGGGGCACGTGGGGAGGATGGGCAATTCTTCTCTGGGACAAGGTTCAGCCAAGTCCTCCACAGACTTTGGGTACAGCTCCCTGCAGGACGTCTCCTCCGGCCGGGGCTACGGCTTAAATTACAgcggtggaggtggaggtgggagCAGAGAGAGGCCATACTCTGAGCTTTCCCACCGCGGTGGGCTCGGCATGGGCCCGTCTGAGCCCGTCTTTATGCAGAGGAGGATGGGGTCCCCGTCAAATGGAAAAGTCCAAGACTTCTTGGGAGTCATGCCCCCCATGTTCCCCCACGTGTGCTCTCTTTGTGACTTTGACGTTCATTCCACCATGGTGAGTACGTCCAAcctgcttcctcttttcttctcgGACTAACTGTAAATGTTTGAGCTCCAGTCTTCCTTCAGTCAGTGACAGGCGCTGATTCAGGTCCGGTTTACTTCATATAATTTCCTTGTTGTATCTCCTCACAGCATGTTCCCTCTCTCAATTTTCTCAGCTGAAGCTCTCCAGCATTGAACAGTTAGATTTGGATCTTTCCAGGGGTCATCCAATCAAAGCAAAAATCTCTTTTTATAATTAGTATCTGTTCACATGAGCTGGTAAAGCTGTTAATGTTACACATTCAGTCTGATTTACTTGATCTTTTCACTTCATTAGCTTTAACAAAGTCCTGGGAGGATCTTGATTTGCTCCTTGTGTCTCCAACATGAAACATTTGAAGCTCCTCACACATTCATGGACTTATCGAATTGGCAGCTTTTAAACCTGTGAGACTTTTGGCAGCTGGggtcttgtgtttgtttttcttcagtttgtggTGTCAGGAGTGAGAAAGAAGGATTTAATCGATTATCACTCGAATTTGGACATTTAAATTGTCTCTGAGAAGAAATGTACACTTTTTGgctttaaagcaaaaattttTAACATGGTTCTTTTCAATGCTGACCAAACATAATTTACCAAAAATCAACAGGAAGTTAGTAACCTACTAACCAAAGTCACACAGTGAGCAGGTTTGATGATATGTGGGTGAGCTCTTCTTGCCTGTATGACTATCACTGATGGCTTAAAAAAAGTATCAAATACTGCCTGTTATAGTGATTATTGCACACAAAATATAATGAATTATTAGTTTTTCTAGGTCTTAAAAAGATCTTAATCATGaatttttggttttaaaatgGAAACCTGATGAACTGCATTTAACTTGTTAGTAAATCTGGTCCTAAGTAATTGTCTGGATGACGCTATGAAGGTTAATACCTGTGTGAACTGTTCCTTTAATATACAGGTTGTATTTTAGGAGAAACAGCCTGTTGAGTGTCAGTAatgctctgtttgtgtttgcaggagTGGAACCAACACATTAACGGCCTCTACCATGCTGAAAACAGACGGCAGCTTCTTGACATGTGAGTCGCTCTTAATACACAACAGTGAGCCAAAACAGATTATGTTTTGAatctgttaacagcatgttcaCATCCAACGCAAACATGCTCCTCTGGCTCATCGGTGTTGACTAAATGCCCCTTTGAGGTCTGTTCCTCTTTATCAGATGTGTAACACTGAATGTTGTTTTTCAGGTATCCAGAGTGGGACCCTGGTATGGGCCCAGGCAGAGGGTAAGAGATGCTAACATTAAGCTCCTCCTTTAGTGTTTGAGATGTTAGATTTAGAGTCCTAAAGGACCTCGGCCTAACCTTGGAAAAGTGTTATTACTGACAGCCATGCACAAACAGACTGTCCTGCactgttttgtctttctgttgTTTGCATTGTATGTCATGTATGGtgcacagcagcagagagagcagcAAGCATACTGTACACCTGACAGGCAACTTCCTGTTTGGTCAGATGGGCTTCATTAGATAAATCCAGCATGTAGAAATCCCTCCACAGGCTGTTAGAAACAACCAAGACAGTCTGagagtttcatttttttaagctgACTTACAATCTGTTCAGATGTTGGAAAAAACAGATGAATATAAATTTTATTTGTGGGAAAAACTTTAAAGATTCAGAAACTTTCCTGCCTCCAGAGGGTTCACAAACCATCTCTTTGGCTTGTGTTGTGTGTTAATAATCTAGATGTCTGATAACTGACGATCACATGTTTTTAATTCCAGTGGTCGTCCCTGGGAGACCCCCAACCTGTCTGCAGGACTGCTGGGACCAGCCCCCATGTCTTCAGGACCAATGGCAGGGATATCCTCGAGCTGGGGTGGAGGTGAGGGACCCACAGATGTCTTATTTTATCACTATTAATACTATTAGTACTTCATGATTATTTTAAGTCATTTAtcactttctctctgtgtgggGAGTCACTATTTAATTCATAAAGATGGTTTCAGACAGTTGACGTCAAGTCTTTAACTTCCAACCGATCAAGTTCGGTTCTCCTGTGAGCTCAGTGTTACATTTGTATGCCAAGCTTGCTGACTTTGGgataaaaatggttaaaaagctCAGGTATAGTAAATACAGAGAGCCATTAAAAAAAGTGGGTGAGGGTTAAGAGACCCGGCTGTTTAGTGCCCTCGGAAAGCTGCAGACACTTTTTGAAATCTGTCTTTTCTCATGTGCAAACatcggtgtgtttgtgtgtcaggaggaggaggaggacgtggtCCCGGTCCATTGGGACAGAATAAGGTGAGTTTGATCCCCtatgtctctctgctgtgtctTCCTGCGGATCAGCTCATTTCTACAGAGCTCAGCTGGTTTCAGTAAAGACTGTGTCGTGTCCTCAGCTGAGGAgcagggtggtggtggtgaaatATGAAAGGAAGCCTCTCAGTGACAAGACGCTGTTCGCCCTCGCCGAGTGCTTCGGCTGCCTGAGGGAGCACCTCATCCTCAAGAACAAGGTAGGAAAACTCACCTCGCTGTTTCCACCTCCGTTACTTCTAACTTAGATGTAAACATTAGTTAAACTTTCTTCTTCATAAATGTAACTGAACAATACAATCAGCTGCCTCTCCAGTGACTCTTTCATCCACATGAACTCCATCTCCTCAATCTGAAACTGCAGCTGGCAGTCCTCATTCTCCTTCGCAGCCTCGCTGAGCTGAACCCACTCACAGAGGATCTCCACACCAGGAGGAGGACTGCTGGCACCAGCTGCAGTCCAAGATGGTGGAGATGGAGTCAGATCGAGCTTGCGATAAGAGACTATAGATAGCTGGAGTTCAAAGAAGTCTAAATATAATCCAGTAATAACAACATTAAATACGTGGTTGTGAAACTGGTCGTGAAGCAGACCTCTCTGAGGAAAACTGAATTCAGCATTGAAGTCTAATCTTTGTGACCATCAGGCTTTTCTGGAGATGAGCACACATGAAGAAGCTCTGGACGTGGTGAACTACTACCAGCAGCATCCACCGTTGTTGTATGGCAATCCCGTCACCTTCTACCTGTCCCAGACCCTCATGTTCATCGAGGTAACGTCGCCCTCGCTCGCTAAATAAAACTCGCCGCTTCCCCACAGACTCAGATCCTAAGAAGTTTCTGTTTCTAACCTGCAGAAAGACGAGCGACTAATGGACCGACCGACAAAGCGGCCGGTGGACCGACCAGGGGACCAACCGATGACCCGGCGGGTGGAGCGGACGATAGACAAACCCGAGAAAGAGGTCAAAAGTCACGGCAGCAAGGTGGTTTTCTTCTACCACCTGCCCCGAGAGGACGAGAAGaaacaggagctgctgacccTCGCCGAACGCTTCGGTGTGGTTGAGAAACACCTCTTCTTAACCGACCGGGTAAATAAACCAGAGCAGGAAACACTGCTGCTCTTTGAGTGCTGATGTGATGCCAGCATTACTACAGAAAGTGTGGAGATCAGATTGGGCTCAGTATAGCCTGTAATAAGGTGAAGTAAGTTTGAATGATGGCTGCTTTTGTGTTCGTCTGTGTGTCCAGGCGTTTATTCAGCTGGCAGCTGTGGAGGATGCAGAGATGCTGGTGAAGCATTACACCCAGAACCCCCTCGTCTTCAATGGGAGAATAGTCCGTCTCAACATCTGCACCAAATACAAAACCCTCAAGTGAGTACCCGGCTTCAGACACTGCTACCATGACCTGGTGTAGGAACTGTAAACACATACATGAATGAGATGCAGTGAAAGGGACAGATACAACATTTTGGACTGGAGGTtgtgggaaacaaatgaaataaaagacagTCACCTGACCTGGTGACTGGAGGTTTATTCTACTGAAAGAACTAAAAGTGAATGAAACCATTAAGCATTGGAGGTCATTTTACATAAGACATGTTTATAAACTCTTTCATAAGCTCCCTCCAGACCACTCAGTTATTATTTTGGACAAACACTTTAGCGTATTTAATGAAAGTGTGCGTATTATGAATATTGTCAGAATTAGATGCCCTTTTAAAATGGCCTTGTATTGAAATGTGACAGGACAAACAAACCAGTGGTTGTTCCTGTTCCTCCATGTCACAGACTTTAAACTGGTCCAGCACAACTGATCCATGATATTTCAGCTTTCGTAGATCATAGCAGACGTCATGTTGAAAACAGCAGGGTGTCAGCAGAAGTAGCTCCAGATTAGCCAGTGAGCAAACCCGACTCTTTGATTAAAAGTTAGAAATCGAACATCATCTCTGACCTCGTTATGAGAGGTGGTGTTAGCTGGCTAACTGCTAACACAGTGTATATATGTCAGGATACACATGTAAGCTTAAACTCATACACACTCGTTCATACAGTGTGAAGCACAAACAGGGCGGAGGAGACAGTTCGAGCCAGAAGAATGGCAGAGCCGAGTCCTCCAACTCCAAAACCTCCTCATCCAGCTCCAGGAGCAGAGAGGAaaagaaggaagaggaggagaaggacaAAGTGAAGATGGTAATACAGGAGGACGACGAGGATGAGGAAGTGTCAGGAGTGATGGAAGGAAGGGAGGACGGAGAAGAGGAGCAGGCACCTGATGGCGAGGAGGAGCAGGCACCTgatggtgaggaggaggatgagaagGCACCTGATGGCCAGGAGGAGAAGGCACCTGATGGCCAGGAGGAGAAGGCACCTGATggccaggaggaggaggagcaggcaCCTGATggtgaggagaaggaggagcagGTACCTgatggtgaggaggaggatgagaagGCACCTGATGGCCAGGAGGAGAAGGCACCTGATGGCCAGGAGGAGAAGGCACCTGATggccaggaggaggaggagcaggcaCCTGATggtgaggagaaggaggagcagGTACCTGATGGCAAGGAGAAGGAGGACGAACCTAAGGGAGCAGAGTCTGTGAAGGAGACGGTAGAGGAGTCTGAGGATGCTCaacaagaggaggaggaggagaagaaagaggaggagaaggtgagaaaacaaaaaagatgaaaaaaaaaaatattaaagccaAAAGTGATTCCTGAAATTAAACTGGACTGCACACAGGTTACTGATGATGTCACCGATGACACACCTGGAGACGTGGGTGAGGTCAAGCAGGAGGCGGAGTCAGAGCCAAAAACAGAAGCAACACAAGCAGAAACCTCGGCCGAGGACCACAAGGGCAAAGGGGAGGTGAACATGGAGGCGGCAGAGAGCTCGGAGGCGCCCAAGGCAGCGGAGGGAGATCTACCCGAAGAAGAGGTGACACACCTGCTCTGTCCTTCAGTCTGTAATCCAGGAGTGGCACAGGTGTGTTAATGATGTCTCTTCCAGCAGGACTTCCCAGAGAACATGGAGGACTTTGTGACGCTGGACGAGCTGGAGGAAGACAACGACGAAGCCCACGGAGAGTCGGACGACATCGGTACCTGATCAGATCAATATTTAGAGCTCAAAGTTAACACACCTGTACCTGTAATCCGCTGCAGTACCAGCTTTGCtttaaaaaagtcattttcCTTGATGGATGTGAGGACGATGTCTTCAAtcgaaaaaaaagtgtttgaaaTTAATGCACATCTTCCTCTCTGTTTGTGTCTCCTCTTCTCTGCAGACAACACGAGGCGAGGGGTACGTACCCGAGCGCCGTCGCTCTGATACCTTTAATATTTGACTTCATGTTTCTGTGGATCACTGCATCTCAAGAATCTCAGTTTTTCACTTTATTAATacatttgaaatattttcaCCTTTTCTGTGGTCCATTATTTTACAACTGAAGGGTGGAGAGCTCACGCTGTATTGGTGAATTAATGACTCCctcaagtggaggagttcaaatGGTTTGTGAGTGAGGGGAGATTGACAAAGTTCAACTGCAATTGAACTTTTGATTCACAATACCTTTAGTTTTATATGTAATTGCACTACTTTTCGACATTTTTATGAGATTTCCAACATAACCTGTGTTCAGAAACCTGTTTTTATTCACTCTGTTTCACTGTAATTCCTCAATTCCTGCTCCTCCCATCAGGGTATGAGGGTGGTGAACATCGTCGGCTTCAGGCGAGGGTACCAGTACCTCAACGAGCTGCTGAGACTCGCCCAGCCTTTCGGGAAGGTGGTCAAACACCTGGTGCTGGACCTGAGACCCGAGGTACACCATTCAGTGTTGAGTAAAAGTTTAATCCTGGACATTTGTATCACTGCAATAAAGCAACTTTTTCAAACATCAGTTGAAAAATGTTCCAAATGCAATTTGGAGAAGTGGTAAATATAGAAGTGGTAAACGAACCTGCTTCCAATTGTAGTAGTTGGATATTTccttaaaagtatttttaaatatcacattGTCTCCTCTCCCTTGTCAGGCGTTCCTTCAGTTCGCCACGGAAGAAGAAGCACGGGCAATGGCCAACTTCTACAACGGGAACATCACGGCGTCGGTGTGCGGGCGGCCGGTGAAGATCAGTCACTCCATGAGCTACCCCACCATCcaggtgatttatttattttttttaacctccacGTTATGTTTTCATCTGATTTATTAATTTCTACAAAATTTGACCCTCAGAATAAGGTTTGTGTCTAAAATGTTCTAAATACATACACCTTAGCCAGACTGCAGTGGTCACTggttaaagctaaaatataaaaaataaataagtaaaattatCTTTGAgcagtcatttaaaacaaaccaCAGATTCAGCTGTTCCAAAGTTTAATAGCTACAACATCCAAGTGTGATCAGCTCTGGATTTACAATAAGATCATGGATCAATTAAAAGATTCTGATCAGATGATCAAACGGGCCGACTGCTGTTTTAAGGCTTCAGCAGGTCTGCTACATAAGCAGGTGCCTGGCTTTGTTGGGCTTTTTGTTTAtagtaaaactaaaatgaattgTGACTTACACTGGAAGTCGGTGGCAGGATGCAGGATCAGAGAAGATGTGGATCTTATTAGTGTTCCAGATTATTGTGGGCCAGTAAAAATGTGATATTTGTGACATTTGTCAGATAAAAGAAACATGACTGTATGAGGACATGTCGGTGTTTGTTTTCTCCTTTGTGGGctcattttctctgtgtttgccGTTTAGTCCGGTTCTAGCAAGGTGGTCTACATCGGGCAGATCCCCAACAGCAAATACACAGATGAGGAGGTCCTGAAGCTCGCCGAGCCATATGGGAGGGTCAAGAAGTACTTCCTGAACAGGATCCGGAGAGAGGTATGGAACTGGGAGGAATGCATGTCCGACCTGAATCTGTTTAACTCCTGCTGCTTTAAAGCCGTCCGATGTTTGTCCTCAGTGTTTCCTCGAGATGTACAATGCCGAGGATGCAGAGAAGATGGCTGCAGATTGTAAAGCGAAGCCGCTAAGATTCAACGGGAAGCGCCTGACCCTCTACGTGAGCAGGAAGTACAAGCAGCTCAAACATGGGTgagttccttctttttcttcttctgtgctcGTTGCATGAGTTTGAATTGTTAGTTTCTCTTCACAGCAGCAGTCGTCTTCAGGCCTTTAGATAAAAGGTAGATCTGGAGATGACACCTGTCTTTTACAGCTTGTGGATGTACTTTGCTTTAAGCTGAAGCCTCTGAACCACTCAATCACGTCTGTCCATTAAGCCACAGAGTGCCGAGCACCAAGAAGAGAGCGAGTGAGAGCCCGCCACTAAAATCCCCCCATGACAGCGAGGAGCCTCcaggaaaaaagcttaaagaGGAGGTCAAACCAGAGGATgaggagaaaaaggaggaggaagtgCAGAGCTGTGATGTCAGTGGTGAAGAAACGGTGACGGACGAAAATTCGGCTGCTAAGCTGAAGGACGGCGAGGACGTGAGTCGTTTGTACAGCTCGTTAATGAAGCGTTCGATCAAAGAGTATTTCGGTGACATCGAATTCATTTAAACAAATTTCCATCAACTGACCAGAGATTTGAGCtaattgctaacatgctaacgatggaaaactttgtttttactaattttaattatttaaataaatattgattAGAAATAAAACAGGTGAACAAGAGgaatcttttgtttttctcttttattttcgCAGATGGAGACATCGACTAATCAGAATGGGCAGACAGAGGCTGTTACTGTCGCTGCGAACAAAGCCAGCGGGGCGCCTCTGCCGCTGTACGATCCCACCACACCCATCGGTGAGAAAGCATCGCCAGGTCATCGTCAGGTTCACGTTAAAACACTCACCGTCATCATCGTCATTGTTGTCATTTCAGGTGTCGAACACGTGAAGGCGGGGTTTTACTGCcgcatctgtttcctgttttactccaACGAAGACACGGCGAAGAAGATGCACTGCAGCAGCCAAACTCACTACAACAAGCTGCAGGTGCCCACATAATGATACACCTTAGACCTAGCCCCGCCCACATTATAACATACCTGAAGTACATGTGCGACACAGCCCCGCCCACATTACAGCATAtgtttgttttcagaaataCCTGGAGAAGGAGCAGAGCAAAGCAGAGAAGAAGGCTCCGCTGACCTGAGAACACCTGAAGCTGAAGAAGAGGCGGGAATGTCAgatttttttaaggtttttattttgtttctctaGCCATGTGTGAAGCACACATCTGAGTgacttcctgctgctgctctgtgggCTTAAAGCCTCAAAGACTGTGTTATTGATTAGTTCTGTTATTGATTGGACAAAATAAATGTTGACCAAACAGTCttaaaagtataaaaacattttgcctGTGCAGGTTTTTCCTTTGATTTTCAAACATCTGGTTTTTAAAGTAACATCTGaacaataaattatttttttaagagtcaTAGATGTGAATATTTGTTTAACGTCTGAAACAGACTTGACTTTGTTCTTGGTTTGTcaataaatgtgtgaaaatgtttttaaaatagacatttttatcttgtatttttatttatttagggttagcttttttgttgtttttttggttccaaaaataataaaaagaaattactttttttttcattcaaagacATCAGATTTTCTTTGATAATGGTTTCAGTACCGCATAAAGGGACAAAATTGTACTTAGTTTTCTGCATGAGGCAGCATGTGGTTGGCTGGGCTTCCACTGTAATTTACCCGGTTGATCAAGTGATCCATCTACCTGGATTGTTTTCTGCGAGGTAATCAACCTCACTCTCTCAACAGTTTTCCTCACTACCTTCCTCTAGTTTGACTGCTGCTGGTGTACAGAAAAACAAGATGTTTAAGCAGAAATAAGTAAACCTGTGAAGCAAAAATAAAGGTGAACGAAGGAGATTTATTTCCTTCCtcctcttatttttttattatcctaaaattacaaaaagatgacattcaggaTGAGAGTGTCAAGCAAAATCAAACGCAAACAAGTTTTCCCCCCTAGATACTACACTAACATTTAAGAGctgtttctaaaaataaatcttaaaaaatCATCTGCTGTTAATTACcatttattaaatatatattaaataaattaatatacaTGAATATTAATTGTATTTACATACAGTTCATTCTCAAAATGTATAATaattgaaataataaaataaaactacattactatattttatattaatagttatacaaatataaatgttttaaaaacgtTAAAATGGTTTTAGTATAAATTTGAATTTTTTCCTGTTGCGCTGATATAGTTATCAGTTGTCAGgtattattttttgacactgTATTTAAAACTGGCTGCAGATTTCAGATCTTTCATACGATATAAAAACTGAACCTTTGACACGTGATCGCACTGAGATGTACCATTAAACGGAGCACGGGGGGGAGAGTCCATTGATTAAAATTTATTCACAAGGCCTAACTGTCCTTCCAGCTCATCAGTCTTGCTGATAATTAAAAAAGTAGTTTAACTAATTAGTAATAAAGACAGAAGAACGAACCGAGGCCTCAGACTAGAAAAAGAACTGCGAAGAGCAGAGAAACCTCAGTAAAACACGCTGCGAGTTGAGACGAAATATCGCGATACTTCGTAATATGCAATATTCTGGTGCAGTTGTTTCTCACGCAGGCTCATAGATAACTGCTCTAAAGGGTTTTGGAGAAAGGGTAAGAGCGTGTGTATCTACAGATTAATCCACATTATACATGAAAATTCACAGTTAACAGCTTCATGTACAGTTTGCACGTTAAATATCAGATAATTGAAGGGTTTTACCTATGCTAGTGTTAGCATGTAGCAGGCGATGTGTGTTAGCAATGTTAGCGACCTTAGCTACACAGCTTATCTGAGTCATTGTCGGTCTGCTTTTACTCACGTTTGGATGCTTATTTTTAATTATCTATGCTTTTAGTTAAAACATGCCAGGTTAAACAGAGTAGTGTTTATGGTTGATATTAGCGCCTTTAGGTTAGTTTAGCTGTTAGCCCCTCCCCCGTAGGCGTGTTTACTGCAGCTTTCCTTCTCCTCTCACTGTACCTGCACAGATGTTACTCCTGGTCTGTGTCAGGCTGTGATTCACTCAGAGGCTCGTTGTAATCTCGCCTCTTGTCGATGTTTTCGTGGACCCAGAGTTTCTCTTCCTCAGTGAGGAGGTCTCCATCACTCTGTTTGCATCAGGTCATGTTCCTCCTGCCGGGCTGAGGTgaatctttctctctcttctccttTAACCGCCTCTTATGTTCCCTTTGCAGTAAAGATCAGAGTCGTGCTCCTCCGTCTGTGGCTCAGGGCCTCCACTGGCTCCTGTTTTCTTAGGAGAGGCTTTGTTTGAAGCTTTTTCTACCTCATTGTGTCTCAGCAGAAATAAGACTTGCCACCACAGAAGAAAAGGAGCTCCTGCTCACTTTGACCGCATTAAGTTCCTGTCATCTTTGAAGACCTTTTCCAGCGCCTGTTTCCTTCTTTATCTTGGCTCTCTGTGCTGAATCCAGAGAGCGGGACAGACTTTTTGATATCATGTCTCAGAAGACGCAGGCTGACGGCGCTCAGAAACACTTCGCCGTGGGTCGGGGGCTCCTGGCCGCTGCAGAAACCTTGAACTTCAGCATGAATGAGCAGCGTCCCAACAGACcaatgggggtgggggtgggcaTGAGTATGGAGGGCCAGGACGGCAGCGGGCAGATGCCCCGACGTGGCGGCGGTGGCGGCAGCAGTAGCAATCTTGGCAGCACCATGAAGCTGTTTGCCAGTTTGGGGCTGTCGCCCTCTGACCTGGACGCTCTGGCTGAAATCCCTGAGGAGGATATCAGTGTGGAGACGCTGCCACACATCCTCAGGCAGCTGAAGAGCCGCAAGGGGGAAGCAGGAGAGCGGCGGGCGGCCATGTCCTCTGATGCTGCGTATCGAGGAGGAAGCTGGGAAGAGGGGCACGTGGGGAGGATGGGCAGCTCTTCTCTGGGACAAGGTTCAGCCAAGTCCTCCACAGACTTTGGGTACAGCTCCCTGCAGGACGTCTCCTCCGGTCGGGGCTACGGCTTAAATTACAgcggtggaggtggaggtgggagCAGAGAGAGGCCATACTCTGAGCTTTCCCACCGCGGTGGGCTCGGCATGGGCCCGTCTGAGCCTGTCTTTATGCAGAGGAGGATGGGCTCCCCGTCAAATGGAAAA
This window encodes:
- the LOC116329675 gene encoding matrin-3-like isoform X1; this encodes MSQKTQADGAQKQFAVGRGLLAAAETLNFSMNEQRPNRPMGVGVGMTMEGQDGSGQMPRRGGGGSSSNLGSTMKLFASLGLSPSDLNALAEIPEEDISVETLPHILRQLKSRKGEAGERRAAMSSDAAYRGGSWEEGHVGRMGNSSLGQGSAKSSTDFGYSSLQDVSSGRGYGLNYSGGGGGGSRERPYSELSHRGGLGMGPSEPVFMQRRMGSPSNGKVQDFLGVMPPMFPHVCSLCDFDVHSTMEWNQHINGLYHAENRRQLLDMYPEWDPGMGPGRGGRPWETPNLSAGLLGPAPMSSGPMAGISSSWGGGGGGGRGPGPLGQNKLRSRVVVVKYERKPLSDKTLFALAECFGCLREHLILKNKAFLEMSTHEEALDVVNYYQQHPPLLYGNPVTFYLSQTLMFIEKDERLMDRPTKRPVDRPGDQPMTRRVERTIDKPEKEVKSHGSKVVFFYHLPREDEKKQELLTLAERFGVVEKHLFLTDRAFIQLAAVEDAEMLVKHYTQNPLVFNGRIVRLNICTKYKTLNVKHKQGGGDSSSQKNGRAESSNSKTSSSSSRSREEKKEEEEKDKVKMVIQEDDEDEEVSGVMEGREDGEEEQAPDGEEEQAPDGEEEDEKAPDGQEEKAPDGQEEKAPDGQEEEEQAPDGEEKEEQVPDGEEEDEKAPDGQEEKAPDGQEEKAPDGQEEEEQAPDGEEKEEQVPDGKEKEDEPKGAESVKETVEESEDAQQEEEEEKKEEEKVTDDVTDDTPGDVGEVKQEAESEPKTEATQAETSAEDHKGKGEVNMEAAESSEAPKAAEGDLPEEEQDFPENMEDFVTLDELEEDNDEAHGESDDIDNTRRGGMRVVNIVGFRRGYQYLNELLRLAQPFGKVVKHLVLDLRPEAFLQFATEEEARAMANFYNGNITASVCGRPVKISHSMSYPTIQSGSSKVVYIGQIPNSKYTDEEVLKLAEPYGRVKKYFLNRIRRECFLEMYNAEDAEKMAADCKAKPLRFNGKRLTLYVSRKYKQLKHGHRVPSTKKRASESPPLKSPHDSEEPPGKKLKEEVKPEDEEKKEEEVQSCDVSGEETVTDENSAAKLKDGEDMETSTNQNGQTEAVTVAANKASGAPLPLYDPTTPIGVEHVKAGFYCRICFLFYSNEDTAKKMHCSSQTHYNKLQKYLEKEQSKAEKKAPLT
- the LOC116329675 gene encoding matrin-3-like isoform X3 is translated as MSQKTQADGAQKQFAVGRGLLAAAETLNFSMNEQRPNRPMGVGVGMTMEGQDGSGQMPRRGGGGSSSNLGSTMKLFASLGLSPSDLNALAEIPEEDISVETLPHILRQLKSRKGEAGERRAAMSSDAAYRGGSWEEGHVGRMGNSSLGQGSAKSSTDFGYSSLQDVSSGRGYGLNYSGGGGGGSRERPYSELSHRGGLGMGPSEPVFMQRRMGSPSNGKVQDFLGVMPPMFPHVCSLCDFDVHSTMEWNQHINGLYHAENRRQLLDMYPEWDPGMGPGRGGRPWETPNLSAGLLGPAPMSSGPMAGISSSWGGGGGGGRGPGPLGQNKLRSRVVVVKYERKPLSDKTLFALAECFGCLREHLILKNKAFLEMSTHEEALDVVNYYQQHPPLLYGNPVTFYLSQTLMFIEKDERLMDRPTKRPVDRPGDQPMTRRVERTIDKPEKEVKSHGSKVVFFYHLPREDEKKQELLTLAERFGVVEKHLFLTDRAFIQLAAVEDAEMLVKHYTQNPLVFNGRIVRLNICTKYKTLNVKHKQGGGDSSSQKNGRAESSNSKTSSSSSRSREEKKEEEEKDKVKMVIQEDDEDEEVSGVMEGREDGEEEQAPDGEEEQAPDGEEEDEKAPDGQEEKAPDGQEEKAPDGQEEEEQAPDGEEKEEQVPDGEEEDEKAPDGQEEKAPDGQEEKAPDGQEEEEQAPDGEEKEEQVPDGKEKEDEPKGAESVKETVEESEDAQQEEEEEKKEEEKVTDDVTDDTPGDVGEVKQEAESEPKTEATQAETSAEDHKGKGEVNMEAAESSEAPKAAEGDLPEEEQDFPENMEDFVTLDELEEDNDEAHGESDDIDNTRRGGMRVVNIVGFRRGYQYLNELLRLAQPFGKVVKHLVLDLRPEAFLQFATEEEARAMANFYNGNITASVCGRPVKISHSMSYPTIQSGSSKVVYIGQIPNSKYTDEEVLKLAEPYGRVKKYFLNRIRRECFLEMYNAEDAEKMAADCKAKPLRFNGKRLTLYVSRKYKQLKHGVPSTKKRASESPPLKSPHDSEEPPGKKLKEEVKPEDEEKKEEEVQSCDVSGEETVTDENSAAKLKDGEDMETSTNQNGQTEAVTVAANKASGAPLPLYDPTTPIGVEHVKAGFYCRICFLFYSNEDTAKKMHCSSQTHYNKLQKYLEKEQSKAEKKAPLT